DNA from Scheffersomyces stipitis CBS 6054 chromosome 1, whole genome shotgun sequence:
ATTCTCCGCTCGACAATATCGACAGATTACCCAAACTTACCAACTCGCCTATTGATATAGCTATCTATGTAACGAAATCGGTTCCTCAGCCTCACCACAAGAACGAGCTCGAAACCAGATTGAAAGAGTATACCAGTGGAGACATGGTCAATGGGTATATCATCATtaccaacaattccaacaaacCGGTTGATTTTGGCTTGTTCACAGTTTCGCTTGAAGGAACCATCAAGGCCACAGAAAGAAACACACATGCAGAAGCCAACGAAGCTCATaagtacaacaagattttgatgaagaagttcttgaagatgtaCGACTTCAATGCTTCCTATGGATACACCGATGTGCCCAACAGTGCGGGAATTGAGTATGAAGCGTTTTCAATCGATGCACTGGATGGGTGTGTGATTGGGCTTCCCAACGAAAGAGTTTTGAAGCCTCTGACGAAGTATAAGAAGTTTTTCACCTTTAGATTCCCTAATAGATTATTAGACAACAGTTGCATTCATAGCATTTTACCGCATATTCTTCCTCCACCGTCAATGGGGGTCGACTCTACCTGCTTCTACAATCGTGGACAGTCTATTCAGATGAACAAGGCTCTTGGTTATGGTTTCTTGAATATCAGAGGCACACCACTTTTGACAAAGGACTACAGTTTTGAAGACGTCAGTGTGAGTTACACAATAGAAGCTAAGTTCATTGACAGAATTGATGGCAAGGAACAACACAATGAGCTCTCAGAGCGTGAAATCAACGACCCTAACTCAGAGGCTGATTATGCCATCTCTAAAAGCTCTCAGTATTTTCTCAGGTTCATCCCTGACTTGAAGGAGCAGTTCCAATACTATAATACTTCCTTCCACTACACCCCTGAAAGCTACGAAAATTCTGGTATTGACGGAAAGCTCTTTCTTGACTACTTGCATTTGTCGACTTGGAGATTTGTCAATTTGCAGAActaccaacttgaaaaggaaattaATGATCGTTTGGCTAGACAGGATTTAACCCAAGAAgagatcaagaacaagaacttgatgagCATCAACAGTGAAACCACCAGCAGTCACATGGAGATGTTGTTGACCAGACTGCAATCTATTGAAGAGCAAATTTCTCTGAAGGAGGTTGACCACAGCGAGGAGGCATTCTACGAAAGACAGCGAATGATAGGTACAAAGATTCCGGTGGATGTGTATggcaagaaaaagaagatgattctTTCATCCTTAATCAAAATCGGAGAACTGAAAATCTATGTCAAGGTTCCAGACAAAGTAATTCCATACACGGCGCCCAAGTTGTTACAAAAGTACAATAGTGGCACAAATGAAGAAGGGACGAGAAGTAATACTCTTAGTCCAGTCACTTCTTCGCCAGGATTAGCACCGGTGACTTCAGCATTGACTCCTATTGGCAGCAGATCCGACGATTTGAGaccaatttcttcaacttcaagcaACCATATTGTAGACCTATACAATAGAGACGACAATGAGCTCATCCAATCACTAGATGTATGTATTGAGTTTGACTCTCTTGACAATTCTACCAAGCCTCCTCATATCAGCCATATAGATACCAACGTGGTGTTTTGGTCTTACTACACAGAGTACCCCTTGCCAATTGAACTAGGGTacgacttcttctattcAAACCCTGAGGAAGCCGAGAGAAACATCAACGACTCAGTGACTATTACCAGAAATAATCTTCAAGGATTGAAGGATCGTGTAAATAACTACATCAATTTCTTAAAGACAAATCTGGTCTATGTGTCCAAGAATTCGTACCTTTACTTGAAGGCAATCAAGCACTTAGGTGTCAAGAAAGATACCATTAAGGACTATTACAAAGCCGTCACTGAAAAGACTCACCCgactttgttgaacagTGAAGCTGGATGGAAAGTGAGCCAATTAGGAAACCAAAAGTTCCGCTGGAcaaagaatttgaagattccTTTGACTGCGATCAACAAAAACAACGTGAACTTGTTACCAAGCTACCAGAGTTGCTTAGTAGGCAGACTCTACTGTTtacaagttgttgttaAGTTTAAGGGCAGCGGTTCAGAAGCAAACGAATTTGCCGATAATATGGTGTCAGTAGACATTCCTATTTTAGTTGGTTAAACCAGAAGGTTCTTCTATTTGCAGATAGCCTACTGGGGAGGCAAGAGTACATAATATAGAACTAGTCATATTCAGATAACCTACTCGTATCCAATAATAGATCAATACATTTACTTAACTTCTAtagaaatggctgcgaaaatggaatcaatgaagaaaaatTGCTGTACCACCAAAACTCCTTTTGAGACTCCCCAGTAGAATGAATAGCTTGTACAAGTAATGAAAATAGCTATGGCTGATAATACACTACGACTTCACTTTAGCACATTACATCTACAAGGACGTAGGCGAGAGGCATAGTAGTTAACATTCTAGACAATTCTACTGCATTGTGTTCCTATTATCTCCAAGATTACATATGCCAATAAAACTAGAAGACGTGCTATTGGATCACGGGGTTACAATTTATTAATTAGAAAATACTGTATTTTTAGGTGTATGTCTAAGTACTTGAATTGATACCCGGTATAACACCGTAAAAGTTACTAGCTCACTCCATCACAATAGAAGAGCTGCACGACCTCCATGGTGTCACCACACTTAGCAGTCTAACCGTAGACATCAAATAGCTTCAGAAGAGAGAGATAGCTGTGTTCTGGTCCATCACACGTCTCCATAGCTTTTGCACCACAACCGCCTGGCTAAGTCacactgaaaaattttcgaTCTATAGTGAAGATGAGTCACTCCCAATTGGGTAATCAATTTGTGAAAAAATTTGCTAGCCGCGATTCGCAATCAGCCATTGGACGCTGACTATGcacaattttttttcactactATTTAGCAAACCGTTTTCCAGTTTTTCCTCctttttttgttttctctgTATCCATTATATAGAACTTAGGACTCGGCCAACTACTAGCTTATTACTTCTTACGAGAGTACTACTTGTGATTGACATCTGGTTATTCGATCGCTATAGCCTTGCCTGTTCCTCTATCCTATACTATACAAGAAACTACAATGATCAGTGCCTTCAAACAACTTAATAAGATCCAATCGGCCAGACGTTTGTTGGCTACTTCTGCTAAGGGATTCACCAACAAGACTTCCAAGTTAGACAGAGCCACCTTGACTATCAAAGATGGTCCAGTTTTCTCTGGTTATTCCTTTGGTGCAGACAAGAACGTTTCTGGTGAAGCTGTTTTCACTACTTCCTTGGTTGGTTACCCTGAGTCCATGACTGATCCCTCCTACAAGGGTCAAATATTGTGTTTCACTCAGCCCTTGATCGGCAACTACGGTGTTCCTTCTTCTACCAAGAAAGACcaattcaacttgttgaagtacaTGGAATCAGCTTCTGTGCAATGTATTGGTATTGTCGTTGCTGACGTCGCTTTAGAATACTCCCACTGGACAGCTGTGGAATCTTTACAGCAATGGTGTCAAAGATCTGGTGTTGCTGCCATATCTGGTGTCGACACCAGACAATTGGTTTCCTACCTTAGAGAAAGAGGTTCTTCTTTGGGTAAAATCACC
Protein-coding regions in this window:
- the BUL1 gene encoding ubiquitination pathway protein, whose product is MSPNPSPNGKNATEANPNDLPPPYNVSVNSSSDSFFSRSKSNKTAPPITKVSSSSLLRDSSSSSSSTRSKRNVPYRPAPEQQRHIDLMTGNSSDSPIAPLSSVSSNTQTEYFDVLPSFQMFQSILKRDDAQFSEDLQTLPPVYGDTTNSSPTPPGGLSPTTSATQGNSIDTIINDVSSRLEEYQLEREHEERGDYLFEDDDSEHTHTSSDAESDHADEHTHNENVAVTMDRYGHSPLDNIDRLPKLTNSPIDIAIYVTKSVPQPHHKNELETRLKEYTSGDMVNGYIIITNNSNKPVDFGLFTVSLEGTIKATERNTHAEANEAHKYNKILMKKFLKMYDFNASYGYTDVPNSAGIEYEAFSIDASDGCVIGLPNERVLKPSTKYKKFFTFRFPNRLLDNSCIHSILPHILPPPSMGVDSTCFYNRGQSIQMNKALGYGFLNIRGTPLLTKDYSFEDVSVSYTIEAKFIDRIDGKEQHNELSEREINDPNSEADYAISKSSQYFLRFIPDLKEQFQYYNTSFHYTPESYENSGIDGKLFLDYLHLSTWRFVNLQNYQLEKEINDRLARQDLTQEEIKNKNLMSINSETTSSHMEMLLTRSQSIEEQISSKERMIGTKIPVDVYGKKKKMILSSLIKIGESKIYVKVPDKVIPYTAPKLLQKYNSGTNEEGTRSNTLSPVTSSPGLAPVTSALTPIGSRSDDLRPISSTSSNHIVDLYNRDDNELIQSLDVCIEFDSLDNSTKPPHISHIDTNVVFWSYYTEYPLPIELGYDFFYSNPEEAERNINDSVTITRNNLQGLKDRVNNYINFLKTNSVYVSKNSYLYLKAIKHLGVKKDTIKDYYKAVTEKTHPTLLNSEAGWKVSQLGNQKFRWTKNLKIPLTAINKNNVNLLPSYQSCLVGRLYCLQVVVKFKGSGSEANEFADNMVSVDIPILVG